A genomic region of Alligator mississippiensis isolate rAllMis1 chromosome 4, rAllMis1, whole genome shotgun sequence contains the following coding sequences:
- the CEP70 gene encoding centrosomal protein of 70 kDa isoform X1 produces the protein MRGCAESSQAGRRFLPGRGHNRKSEDRKPEAGFLSAASRRRAAGCDSRSLSAATRELLVMAEIPTSCALSSNTPAGHKLVTSHPAQKTVELGSWNMTGCQQEKAEWENLNKLLMRHGLKPVSVATPRNSKNLTDMIVLDKHSSLGIRLALKTLVEDTERQQKMMQGLIQANRQLRDEVRLERGRASRQEQHANNLEKTVENIKSKICQLEDETIAKVCQQQNQVKELQKDQHVSQTKFHQQQEKLHEQEETIAHLQKEIYKAGVEEQERITTQNKMFCQFCKRAPKSLLDQQFLCLIDYYESQINQMKKELRRYKKDEDHVQAEGKGRGEFLNLDATPNYRALLTSFQNQLIETKARNEQLQHENINFRKDLETRPTVQELKLYKHQVKKLEKTLKKNIKSREFMMGEKIKENKESEIITEDQLQAVCRQYLQVLSSIDSVLSSPRAPPLIYKRSKGPVQNGIKENGQECGFEHLPPTVEMWADQIMALKDLYRSLRKLSQELVPWHTIDIQDNSECIRVEDLQFIVDAILEEIENREKNSQMPSLQTLYAIVSHFQKLFDVSSLNGVYPRMNEVYTKLGEMTNAMRNLHDLLELDSSAPPTVLVDTVGKLCNIINENVNEQVEQLLGTQDIQSIISKLEEHEYFFPAFQALIQDLLCVLEISNLDDILPTVQNLKLLAR, from the exons ATGAGGGGCTGTGCAGAAAGCTCGCAAGCCGGAAGACGGTTCCTTCCGGGGCGGGGCCACAACAGGAAGTCAGAGGACAGGAAGCCGGAAGCTGGATTCCTTTCGG cagcgtCACGAAGGAGAGCCGCGGGATGCGACAGCCGGTCCCTGAGCGCCGCGACACGGGAGCTGCTTGTTATGGCTGAG ATCCCAACAAGTTGTGCTTTATCAAGTAATACTCCAGCAGGCCACAAGCTTGTGACTTCCCATCCAGCACAGAAGACTGTTGAATTAGGAAGCTGGAATATGACAGGGTGCCAG CAGGAAAAAGCAGAATGGGAAAACTTAAACAAATTATTAATGCGTCATGGCTTAAAACCTGTGTCTGTCGCTACCCCACGAAACAGCAAAAATCTAACAG ATATGATAGTTTTAGACAAACACTCTTCACTGGGGATAAGACTAGCACTGAAAACTTTGGTAGAAGACACAGAACGACAACAGAAGATGATGCAGGGGCTTATACAGGCTAATCGTCAACTGAG AGATGAGGTGCGCTTAGAACGTGGTCGAGCATCTCGGCAAGAACAACACGCCAACAACTTGGAAAAGACTGTGGAGAACATAAAATCCAAAATCTGTCAGCTGGAAGATGAGACTATAGCTAAGGTTTGCCAGCAGCAGAACCAAGTGAAAGAGCTTCAGAAAGATCAACATGTTTCACAG ACCAAGTTCCATCAGCAACAAGAGAAACTTCATGAACAGGAAGAGACCATTGCACATTTGCAGAAAGAGATCTACAAGGCTGGGGTGGAAGAGCAGGAGCGCATTACTACACAAAACAAAATGTTCTGCCAGTTTTGCAAGCGAGCCCCCAAATCTCTCTTGGATCAACA ATTTCTTTGCCTAATTGATTATTATGAATCTCAGATTAATCAGATGAAAAAGGAGCTAAG GAGATATAAAAAAGATGAAGATCATGTTCAAGCAGaaggaaaaggcaggggagaatTCTTAAATCTAGATGCTACTCCTAATTATAGAGCACTGCTAACG TCTTTTCAGAATCAGCTCATTGAGACAAAAGCCAGGAATGAACAGCTCCAGCATGAAAACATAAATTTCAGGAAAGACCTGGAAACAAG ACCAACTGTACAGGAATTAAAACTTTACAAGCACCAGGTGAAGAAACTGGAGAaaacactgaagaaaaatatCAA ATCACGTGAATTTATGATGGGAGAAAAGatcaaagaaaataaagaatCTGAGATTATCACAGAagaccagctgcaggcagtttgTAGACAATACTTACAG GTCTTGTCCAGCATTGACTCTGTGCTAAGTAGTCCACGAGCTCCTCCTTTAATATATAAGCGAAGTAAAGGGCCAGTCCAAAATGGCATCAAAGAGAATGGACAAGAATGTGGCTTTGAGCACCTTCCCCCTACAGTAGAAATGTGGGCAGACCAAATAATGGCGCTAAAG GACTTGTATAGGTCTCTGAGAAAGCTATCACAGGAACTGGTGCCCTGGCACACTATAGACATACAGGACAACAGTGAATGCATTCGTGTTGAAGACCTTCAATTCATAGTGGATGCAATCTTGGAAGAAATAGAAAATAGAGAAAAG AATAGCCAGATGCCTTCTTTACAGACACTGTATGCAATAGTCTCTCACTTCCAAAAGCTATTTGATGTGAGTTCTCTGAATGGAGTTTATCCACGAATGAATGAAGTTTACACAAAGCTTGGAGAAATGACCAATGCTATGCGAAACCTCCATGATCTCCTAGAGCTAG ATAGCTCAGCCCCACCCACTGTCCTGGTGGACACTGTTGGAAAGCTTTGTAACATAATTAATGAGAATGTGAATGAACAGGTCgagcagctgctggggacccAAGACATCCAAAG TATTATCAGCAAACTAGAAGAACATGAATACTTCTTCCCAGCTTTTCAAGCTCTTATTCAAGATTTGCTTTGTGTTTTAG
- the CEP70 gene encoding centrosomal protein of 70 kDa isoform X4, which translates to MRGCAESSQAGRRFLPGRGHNRKSEDRKPEAGFLSASRRRAAGCDSRSLSAATRELLVMAEQEKAEWENLNKLLMRHGLKPVSVATPRNSKNLTDMIVLDKHSSLGIRLALKTLVEDTERQQKMMQGLIQANRQLRDEVRLERGRASRQEQHANNLEKTVENIKSKICQLEDETIAKVCQQQNQVKELQKDQHVSQTKFHQQQEKLHEQEETIAHLQKEIYKAGVEEQERITTQNKMFCQFCKRAPKSLLDQQFLCLIDYYESQINQMKKELRRYKKDEDHVQAEGKGRGEFLNLDATPNYRALLTSFQNQLIETKARNEQLQHENINFRKDLETRPTVQELKLYKHQVKKLEKTLKKNIKSREFMMGEKIKENKESEIITEDQLQAVCRQYLQVLSSIDSVLSSPRAPPLIYKRSKGPVQNGIKENGQECGFEHLPPTVEMWADQIMALKDLYRSLRKLSQELVPWHTIDIQDNSECIRVEDLQFIVDAILEEIENREKNSQMPSLQTLYAIVSHFQKLFDVSSLNGVYPRMNEVYTKLGEMTNAMRNLHDLLELDSSAPPTVLVDTVGKLCNIINENVNEQVEQLLGTQDIQSIISKLEEHEYFFPAFQALIQDLLCVLEISNLDDILPTVQNLKLLAR; encoded by the exons ATGAGGGGCTGTGCAGAAAGCTCGCAAGCCGGAAGACGGTTCCTTCCGGGGCGGGGCCACAACAGGAAGTCAGAGGACAGGAAGCCGGAAGCTGGATTCCTTTCGG cgtCACGAAGGAGAGCCGCGGGATGCGACAGCCGGTCCCTGAGCGCCGCGACACGGGAGCTGCTTGTTATGGCTGAG CAGGAAAAAGCAGAATGGGAAAACTTAAACAAATTATTAATGCGTCATGGCTTAAAACCTGTGTCTGTCGCTACCCCACGAAACAGCAAAAATCTAACAG ATATGATAGTTTTAGACAAACACTCTTCACTGGGGATAAGACTAGCACTGAAAACTTTGGTAGAAGACACAGAACGACAACAGAAGATGATGCAGGGGCTTATACAGGCTAATCGTCAACTGAG AGATGAGGTGCGCTTAGAACGTGGTCGAGCATCTCGGCAAGAACAACACGCCAACAACTTGGAAAAGACTGTGGAGAACATAAAATCCAAAATCTGTCAGCTGGAAGATGAGACTATAGCTAAGGTTTGCCAGCAGCAGAACCAAGTGAAAGAGCTTCAGAAAGATCAACATGTTTCACAG ACCAAGTTCCATCAGCAACAAGAGAAACTTCATGAACAGGAAGAGACCATTGCACATTTGCAGAAAGAGATCTACAAGGCTGGGGTGGAAGAGCAGGAGCGCATTACTACACAAAACAAAATGTTCTGCCAGTTTTGCAAGCGAGCCCCCAAATCTCTCTTGGATCAACA ATTTCTTTGCCTAATTGATTATTATGAATCTCAGATTAATCAGATGAAAAAGGAGCTAAG GAGATATAAAAAAGATGAAGATCATGTTCAAGCAGaaggaaaaggcaggggagaatTCTTAAATCTAGATGCTACTCCTAATTATAGAGCACTGCTAACG TCTTTTCAGAATCAGCTCATTGAGACAAAAGCCAGGAATGAACAGCTCCAGCATGAAAACATAAATTTCAGGAAAGACCTGGAAACAAG ACCAACTGTACAGGAATTAAAACTTTACAAGCACCAGGTGAAGAAACTGGAGAaaacactgaagaaaaatatCAA ATCACGTGAATTTATGATGGGAGAAAAGatcaaagaaaataaagaatCTGAGATTATCACAGAagaccagctgcaggcagtttgTAGACAATACTTACAG GTCTTGTCCAGCATTGACTCTGTGCTAAGTAGTCCACGAGCTCCTCCTTTAATATATAAGCGAAGTAAAGGGCCAGTCCAAAATGGCATCAAAGAGAATGGACAAGAATGTGGCTTTGAGCACCTTCCCCCTACAGTAGAAATGTGGGCAGACCAAATAATGGCGCTAAAG GACTTGTATAGGTCTCTGAGAAAGCTATCACAGGAACTGGTGCCCTGGCACACTATAGACATACAGGACAACAGTGAATGCATTCGTGTTGAAGACCTTCAATTCATAGTGGATGCAATCTTGGAAGAAATAGAAAATAGAGAAAAG AATAGCCAGATGCCTTCTTTACAGACACTGTATGCAATAGTCTCTCACTTCCAAAAGCTATTTGATGTGAGTTCTCTGAATGGAGTTTATCCACGAATGAATGAAGTTTACACAAAGCTTGGAGAAATGACCAATGCTATGCGAAACCTCCATGATCTCCTAGAGCTAG ATAGCTCAGCCCCACCCACTGTCCTGGTGGACACTGTTGGAAAGCTTTGTAACATAATTAATGAGAATGTGAATGAACAGGTCgagcagctgctggggacccAAGACATCCAAAG TATTATCAGCAAACTAGAAGAACATGAATACTTCTTCCCAGCTTTTCAAGCTCTTATTCAAGATTTGCTTTGTGTTTTAG